Proteins encoded in a region of the Plasmodium berghei ANKA genome assembly, chromosome: 1 genome:
- a CDS encoding mitochondrial ribosomal protein L41, putative encodes MIKLAIYMLAKMGPSKGKGPLIAKYAPAGFKKGFGAIGLGRHTKKGFFIINKMLVPNFHVPDLSDCNLKPYVSRKTPLIVMKKQLGPKRKILN; translated from the exons atgattaAGCTAGCTATTTATATGCTAGCCAAAATGGGCCCAAGTAAAGGAAAAGGTCCACTAATAGCCAAATATGCGCCTGCTGGTTTTAAGAAAGGATTTGGAGCTATTGGATTAGGAAGGCATACTAAAAAAG gtttttttataattaacaaaatGCTCGTACCAAATTTTCATGTCCCAGATTTAAGCGATTGTAAT ttaAAACCATATGTTTCAAGAAAAACGCCATTAATTGTTatgaaaaaacaattaggtcccaaaagaaaaattttaaattaa